Proteins from a single region of Verrucosispora sp. NA02020:
- a CDS encoding TIGR03936 family radical SAM-associated protein: MRYAKRGPLRFTSHRDFARAFERALRRAGVPVAFSQGFTPHPKISYASAAPTGVASEAEYLEIGLREEVDPAQLREALDTALSPGLDVLDAVVATGSGLADRIQASHWRIELPEVDPEILTKAVTAFLAADEVLVERMTKQGRRTFDARVAVTRIDMITSSATPSVAPAVPCAILELVVRQVTPSVRPDDVLSGFRVVAGLEPPVAPKVTRLAQGTLTAQGAIVDPLDADRDGATIGGR; this comes from the coding sequence ATCCGGTACGCCAAGCGTGGCCCGCTGCGGTTCACCTCGCACCGCGACTTCGCCCGGGCGTTCGAGCGGGCGCTGCGTCGTGCCGGCGTACCGGTGGCCTTCTCCCAGGGCTTCACCCCGCACCCCAAGATCTCGTACGCCAGCGCCGCGCCGACCGGCGTCGCCAGCGAGGCGGAGTACCTGGAGATCGGCCTGCGCGAGGAGGTGGACCCGGCGCAGTTGCGCGAGGCGCTGGACACGGCGCTCTCGCCCGGCCTCGACGTGCTCGACGCGGTGGTGGCCACCGGCAGCGGGCTGGCCGACCGGATCCAGGCGTCCCACTGGCGGATCGAGCTGCCGGAGGTGGATCCCGAGATCCTGACCAAGGCGGTGACCGCGTTCCTGGCGGCCGACGAGGTGCTGGTGGAACGGATGACCAAGCAGGGGCGGCGGACCTTCGACGCTCGTGTCGCCGTCACCCGCATCGATATGATCACGTCGTCGGCGACGCCTTCCGTGGCCCCGGCCGTACCGTGTGCGATACTCGAACTGGTCGTGCGGCAGGTCACCCCGTCCGTACGGCCCGATGACGTCCTTTCCGGCTTCCGCGTGGTGGCCGGCCTGGAGCCGCCGGTAGCCCCGAAGGTGACCCGGCTGGCTCAGGGCACGCTGACCGCGCAGGGTGCGATCGTGGATCCGCTTGACGCGGACCGCGACGGGGCAACCATCGGCGGGCGCTGA
- a CDS encoding TIGR03960 family B12-binding radical SAM protein: MSVPSTTPRPVAANSVWPRLEPLLPQVTKPIQYVGGELGAVVKEWDSATVRWALMYPDAYEVGLPNQGVQILYEVLNELPDTLAERTYAVWPDLERLMRTHEVPQFTVDAHRPVGDFDLFGVSFATELGYTNLLTAVDLAGIPLLAVDRTDADPVIVAGGHAAFNPEPIADFVDAAVLGDGEEAVLEITAIVREWKAEGSPGGRDELLLRLARTESVYVPRFYDVDYLPDGRIQRVVPNRADVPFRVHKRTTMDLDAWPYPRKPLVPLAETVHERYAVEIFRGCTRGCRFCQAGMITRPVRERSITTVGQMVQQGLEFSGFHEVGLLSLSSADHSEIGDMCSGLAEQYQGTNVSLSLPSTRVDAFNIDLAQELSRNGRRTGLTFAPEGGSERIRKVINKMVSKDDLIRTVVTAYTNGWRQVKLYFMCGLPTETDEDVLEIADMAHEVIRAGRAATGSKDIRCTVSIGGFVPKPHTPFQWASMQRPEVIDHRLKLLKQAINSDRSLGRAIGFRYHDGEPSLIEGLLSRGDRRVGAVIRRVWENGGRFDGWSEHFSYQRWVEAATEVLPGFGVDLDWYTTREREELEVLPWDHLDSGLDKDWLWQDWQDSLSEYEQDDCRWTPCFDCGVCPTMDTEIQIGPTGRKLLPLTPVNGLKLPTGAQQ, encoded by the coding sequence ATGAGCGTCCCGTCCACCACTCCGCGTCCTGTCGCGGCCAACTCCGTCTGGCCCCGCCTGGAGCCGCTGCTGCCCCAGGTGACCAAGCCCATCCAGTACGTCGGTGGCGAACTGGGAGCGGTGGTCAAGGAGTGGGACTCCGCGACCGTGCGCTGGGCGCTGATGTATCCGGACGCGTACGAGGTGGGCCTACCCAATCAGGGCGTGCAGATTCTCTACGAGGTGCTCAACGAGCTCCCCGACACGCTCGCCGAGCGGACGTACGCGGTCTGGCCGGACCTGGAGCGGCTGATGCGCACCCACGAGGTGCCGCAGTTCACCGTCGACGCGCACCGTCCGGTCGGTGACTTCGACCTGTTCGGCGTCTCGTTCGCCACCGAGCTGGGGTACACCAACCTGCTCACCGCCGTCGACCTGGCCGGCATCCCGCTGCTCGCGGTCGACCGTACCGACGCCGACCCGGTGATCGTGGCCGGCGGGCACGCCGCGTTCAACCCGGAGCCCATCGCCGACTTCGTCGACGCCGCCGTGCTCGGTGACGGCGAGGAGGCGGTCCTGGAGATCACCGCGATCGTCCGGGAGTGGAAGGCGGAGGGCTCGCCCGGTGGCCGGGACGAGCTGCTGCTGCGGCTAGCCCGCACCGAGAGCGTCTACGTGCCGCGCTTCTACGACGTGGACTACCTGCCAGACGGTCGGATCCAGCGGGTCGTGCCGAACCGGGCGGACGTGCCGTTCCGGGTGCACAAGCGCACCACGATGGATCTGGACGCGTGGCCGTACCCGCGCAAGCCGCTGGTCCCGCTCGCCGAGACGGTGCACGAGCGGTACGCGGTGGAGATCTTCCGGGGTTGCACCCGGGGCTGCCGGTTCTGCCAGGCGGGCATGATCACCCGACCGGTGCGGGAGCGGTCCATCACCACGGTCGGGCAGATGGTGCAGCAGGGGCTGGAGTTCTCCGGCTTCCACGAGGTGGGTCTGCTGTCGCTCTCCTCCGCCGACCACTCCGAGATCGGTGACATGTGCTCCGGCCTCGCCGAGCAGTACCAGGGCACCAACGTGTCGCTGTCGCTGCCGTCGACCCGGGTGGACGCGTTCAACATCGATCTCGCCCAGGAGCTGTCCCGTAACGGCCGCCGGACCGGGCTGACCTTCGCCCCGGAGGGCGGGTCGGAGCGGATCCGTAAGGTGATCAACAAGATGGTGTCGAAGGACGACCTCATCCGCACCGTGGTCACCGCGTACACCAACGGCTGGCGGCAGGTGAAGCTCTACTTCATGTGCGGCCTGCCCACCGAGACCGACGAGGATGTCCTCGAGATCGCCGACATGGCCCACGAGGTCATCCGGGCCGGTCGCGCCGCCACCGGCTCGAAGGACATCCGCTGCACCGTGTCCATCGGTGGGTTCGTGCCGAAGCCGCACACCCCGTTCCAGTGGGCGTCGATGCAGCGCCCGGAGGTCATCGACCACCGGCTCAAGCTGCTCAAGCAGGCGATCAACTCGGACCGTTCGCTGGGGCGGGCGATCGGCTTCCGCTACCACGACGGTGAGCCCTCGTTGATCGAGGGACTGCTGTCCCGGGGGGACCGCCGCGTCGGCGCGGTGATCCGCCGGGTGTGGGAGAACGGCGGCCGGTTCGACGGCTGGAGCGAGCACTTCTCGTACCAGCGCTGGGTGGAGGCGGCCACCGAGGTGCTGCCCGGGTTCGGGGTGGACCTCGACTGGTACACCACTCGCGAGCGCGAGGAGCTGGAGGTCCTGCCCTGGGACCACCTGGACTCCGGCCTGGACAAGGACTGGCTCTGGCAGGACTGGCAGGACTCCCTCAGCGAGTACGAGCAGGACGACTGCCGATGGACGCCCTGCTTCGACTGCGGCGTCTGCCCGACCATGGACACCGAGATCCAGATCGGCCCGACCGGGCGGAAGCTGCTCCCGTTGACCCCGGTCAACGGTCTGAAGCTGCCCACCGGCGCGCAACAGTGA